A single window of Streptomyces xanthii DNA harbors:
- a CDS encoding TerD family protein, producing MTHAMLKGANIPLDATAVRAVLRWSPGQDVPPVDASALLLGQNGRVRSDDDFVFYNQPRHPSGKVWRLGQKRVPDGMTDTIQADLAGIPPEISRVLLTASPDDGVSFDQVPGLRMSVYDAAAGEGAEPLAYFDIKPETGAETALICAELYRRDGGWRLRAVGEGYSSGLVGLATDFGILVDEAAGPEPEPEPAPQAPPASATPVTAPVAPPAPVSSESVTTAQVSHQPPPSPAFPVPPQHSPGYGYPPAPATQPAPPSQPAYGYPQPVAAAAGAADPAFRMPPQGPQFIGR from the coding sequence ATGACGCACGCGATGCTCAAGGGGGCGAACATCCCGCTCGACGCCACGGCGGTGCGCGCCGTGCTCCGGTGGTCCCCGGGGCAGGACGTGCCGCCGGTGGACGCGTCGGCGCTGCTGCTCGGCCAGAACGGCCGGGTCCGCTCCGACGACGACTTCGTCTTCTACAACCAGCCGCGCCACCCTTCGGGGAAGGTCTGGCGGCTCGGTCAGAAGCGGGTCCCCGACGGGATGACGGACACGATCCAGGCGGACCTGGCGGGGATACCCCCGGAGATCTCCCGGGTCCTGCTGACGGCGTCCCCGGACGACGGCGTCAGCTTCGACCAGGTGCCGGGCCTGCGGATGAGCGTCTACGACGCGGCGGCGGGCGAGGGTGCCGAGCCGCTCGCGTACTTCGACATCAAGCCGGAGACGGGCGCCGAGACCGCGCTGATCTGCGCCGAGCTGTACCGGCGGGACGGCGGCTGGCGGCTGCGCGCGGTGGGTGAGGGCTACTCCAGCGGTCTGGTCGGGCTCGCCACGGACTTCGGCATCCTGGTCGACGAGGCCGCGGGTCCCGAGCCGGAGCCGGAGCCCGCCCCGCAGGCCCCGCCGGCCTCGGCCACCCCGGTCACGGCCCCGGTGGCCCCGCCGGCCCCGGTGTCCTCCGAGTCCGTGACGACGGCGCAGGTCTCGCACCAGCCGCCGCCCTCCCCTGCCTTCCCGGTGCCTCCGCAGCACTCTCCGGGCTACGGGTATCCGCCGGCCCCGGCGACGCAGCCGGCGCCGCCCTCGCAGCCCGCGTACGGCTATCCGCAGCCGGTGGCGGCCGCGGCCGGGGCTGCGGACCCGGCGTTCCGCATGCCGCCGCAGGGCCCCCAGTTCATCGGGCGGTGA